The Methanofollis sp. UBA420 genome contains a region encoding:
- a CDS encoding pyruvate kinase alpha/beta domain-containing protein gives MGYSTRNTYYFDAPGAANTEDAARFAVERAREEGIGTVIVASCTGKTALAFLQAMKGTGLRLVVVTHAVGFSAPGVWEFDQAAAETLRAAGAAVVTGTHVLSGLERAISRSPKLGGASRTEAIAESLRRTVAVGLKVAVECCLIAADQGAVRVDEEVVAVGGTATGADTVCVIRPAHTAAFFDLQVREIVAMPRNR, from the coding sequence ATGGGATACAGCACGAGGAATACCTATTATTTCGACGCACCGGGCGCGGCGAACACGGAGGACGCCGCCCGCTTCGCGGTTGAGCGCGCACGCGAGGAGGGGATCGGCACCGTCATCGTGGCGAGTTGCACCGGAAAGACGGCCCTCGCCTTCCTCCAGGCGATGAAGGGGACCGGCCTTCGCCTGGTGGTGGTGACCCATGCCGTCGGCTTCTCCGCACCGGGCGTCTGGGAGTTCGACCAGGCGGCCGCGGAGACCCTCAGGGCGGCAGGGGCCGCGGTCGTCACCGGGACGCACGTCCTCTCCGGTCTTGAGCGCGCGATCTCCCGGTCGCCGAAACTCGGGGGCGCGTCGCGGACCGAGGCGATCGCCGAGTCCCTCCGCCGGACCGTCGCCGTCGGCCTGAAAGTGGCCGTCGAGTGCTGCCTCATCGCCGCGGACCAGGGCGCGGTCAGGGTGGACGAGGAGGTTGTGGCAGTCGGCGGGACGGCGACGGGCGCGGACACGGTCTGCGTGATCAGGCCGGCCCACACCGCGGCCTTCTTCGACCTCCAGGTGCGCGAGATCGTCGCCATGCCCAGGAACCGGTGA